The Ostrea edulis chromosome 1, xbOstEdul1.1, whole genome shotgun sequence genomic sequence TCTATTACAATTGTAAGTTGTTCGGACTCCGCGGCATGGACGAACATCGTTCTCTCACAAGCGACCAATTCACTCTTGGACAAGATAAAGAAGGAACTTATATTGATTTCCAAGGGAAAACTTCCAAAATTTTTTCTGGGGGGCTACATCAACGGAAAATAGAGGCAAAACATGTTAGGCACTACAGCTCTTCGTCCGATATGAGATCTTTGTATTTGATATACAAAAATTACTTGGATCTAATTGGATCGTCTGGACCTGGATCATTTTACAGGTATGTTATAATTATCTTTGTTTCATGTAccaccccccctttttttttgttgCTATCTTTAATACCATGTAACGCGATTATTTTCAAGCATTCCCCGATTACTTGTTACTATTTATACAAATtcctttacatttatttgtaggCGCCCTATTTCTGGACCTACCCCCAGATTTTCGAGCCAAGTTGTCGGCGTTAACAAATTATCTACTATTGTAAAAAATATGTGCTCGGAGGCAGGTTTGTCCGGAAATTTTTCGAATCATTCAGGAAAGAGAACTTGTGCTACGTCCCTGTACAATAATGGGATAGATGAGCAGTTAATTATGGAAAGAACGGGACACAGAAGTGATGCTGTCAGAAAGTATAAACGGACTTCTACAACTCAACAGAGCAAAGTCAGTAAATTATTGGATCCGCCACCCAAAAAGATATGTTCTTCAGGGACCGAAAACACGGATCCTGATGAGACGCCTAATACCCATCTGGATGTAAAGTCTTCGTGTGAGCGTTattttggggaaaatatttCTAACATGCCTAATACCCATCTGGATGTAAAGTCTTCGTGTGAGCGTTATTTTGGGGAAAACATTTCTAACATTTCGCCATCTTCCCGGACGGACGGTGGTTTTGTCCTTTCTAACTGCAGTGTTATCTTTAATATGCATTGCACTGCATGTTATCCGCTTTTATCACgtttgtttttaattgtattggtaatacattgaataaaatttattgCGTAATTCTATTTTTTTCCCTCACGTCAGCTGGCTCGTGCGGTGATATATAAGGGGGCGTGGAAAGTTATATCACATATGCGATATGGCATATATCGATATAGAAAGTTCAAAGGAAAGGAAGTTCAGATATGTGACAATGAATGTAACTCAATCAAATTCTGTTCCGATCGCTATCTGCATACTTAGAACTTACCGATACTGATCGTTTATGCTATGAATGCACCCTAGTCGATTAAAAACTGACGAGTTTTTACGAACAAGTTTTTTTTCGTTTAACGCAATGTTTACTTGAGCGAGAGCCCGGATGTAAAATCTATccccgattgacctttgacacgaCATGACGTCGGAGCGTGCAATAGGactatgtatgttatataaagaagaaattgaaaatatttcaatatcaaagagaattaatatagaTCTATGccatataaagaagaaattgaaaatatttcattatcaaagagaattaatatagaTCTAtgccatttgacagaaacttttacacgatTGCGGTTTAttgtttgacagcggtggtatataacgaaaaaatattttgacatttccaaccgcaAAAGGAaggtagatatgtacgtcatgaccttcatcatgacgtatttttcattgtgacgtcatgtaatgtgccagtgcggtaaagtacatttttacagcactggtatttatgaggaaagccttaactcagctGCGAGGCAAAGCCGAAAgattcaaataaatccagatacATGATGGAAGCACACAGTGGCTATTACCACAGGAACTCACTAAAAATATCCGATCAGCCATGAATAGGCACTTGAAGGACATATGTCACTCCATCGACATTGTACAAGTGTCAATCAACCATGCATTAGATGGAATGTTGAAAAATTCGACCCAAAGTGGCGCATCAAGGCCCACTAAACACAAAGAGATCATAAATACTTAAGATCTTAATAAAATAGTCTCGTATCTACAGGCAGCCTCCTACTCTCCACTTGTCTTCCGACAGTGTGTTTGGTGTCACCTTTCGATCCATTTAGTTAAACGCGGTCTGGATTTCCTTTGATTTCCACAGTGATGAAAATGTCCTCGAATACGTACATTGTAACACTGTGAGGCAGGAAacacagcaaaaaaaaaaaaaaaaaagggggggggataGAATTTGAAGAGGCCCCAAGTGACAAAATGATGTATTCGTCCCCTGAAAACGAAACATTCCCAGTAAAAATGTTAGTGTGCTTTTAGATAAAAGCATCATATCTGTTTAACACCTGTGTGAAAGATGGTCTTACCTTCTCAACTTTAAGGTTAGATGTTTGGTATATGGCTGCCAACGTTTATACACCCTACTGTTTGCGGGCAACAGCCATCATGGCCAAAAGCAAGGCTGGTTACGAGGCTCAACAAATTATGTTCAGGCCAGGGCATTGCTGAGTCTTCATTAAAAGCctacaacaaaaatatttcatgtgAACAAAAACTCAGTGTTCGTGTTTATCTTCTCTTACACACGCTGGGAGTTATATAaagcaacctacctgcacttcGTCCAAGTCTGTCGCTACAAGCACGAGGTATGACGATGAACATACCTTCGTTCCTTTTCAAAACATACAACAAGAGTATCACAAACGGTAAAACATACACCCGATGGACCTGTAAGCACATTATGCACTCAGAATTGATACCATACACATTCTGAATAGTAAAAAGCCTTAAAGAAGGCCATGGTGCACCAATttatctgacatgtgaactgataaTGC encodes the following:
- the LOC125647931 gene encoding uncharacterized protein LOC125647931, with protein sequence MSDVVNNFNFEFLSNFDDLDDISLSQAVDKYELAEISSGEFDDIDFGQFGMSTEDLISGSLENKRFGSVKQVDTADIGQLVANQESKNTRRNTNWAKRTWDEWAAWRGNIPDLTKMNVSDLNHFLSCFVLECRRKDGSEYPAATLYQISAGLLRYMRDNGVTDLNFLDNNDKRFYNFRKTLDARMKEISSKGIGLKKKQADPISPDDENLLWDKNLLGSGSSKSMLNTVFYYNCKLFGLRGMDEHRSLTSDQFTLGQDKEGTYIDFQGKTSKIFSGGLHQRKIEAKHVRHYSSSSDMRSLYLIYKNYLDLIGSSGPGSFYRRPISGPTPRFSSQVVGVNKLSTIVKNMCSEAGLSGNFSNHSGKRTCATSLYNNGIDEQLIMERTGHRSDAVRKYKRTSTTQQSKVSKLLDPPPKKICSSGTENTDPDETPNTHLDVKSSCERYFGENISNMPNTHLDVKSSCERYFGENISNISPSSRTDGGFVLSNCSVIFNMHCTACYPLLSRLFLIVLVIH